Genomic window (Centroberyx gerrardi isolate f3 chromosome 9, fCenGer3.hap1.cur.20231027, whole genome shotgun sequence):
GTGCAGCactcgttttgttttgttttgcacggtctatggcagtaatttttgttggcaggtgagttttgttcatcttccacctgaatgcacGCTGCGATGACGTTACCACAACACaaaatgcgacaattggtccaaatcacaagtgGTCTGTCGATTTGGCCAtgtcatgcggaaaagttgcgtcaattttgcaaaactgcaagctctcgcaaatattgtggcgatttcttgaatttgcgttaattattgcaaTCGCaatttcctggagggactgacaTAACCTTTAATTGTTATTATTCAACATTTTGTGTCAAACTTATACATTTATTGTTCTCCACAAAAAAGACCCAATATCCATATAGCAATTACAAAATGTCAAACATCTGACTTGGCCAAGGAGGTTGCTTGGCTAGTCAGGGAAATGAAAGACATGCAAGGAAATGCATCATCGACTGCAAGTCTCATTACGTTACAAAAGTTTTGCTGATTCTAAAAGGAAAAATTGCAATGTGAACGtttttgtgaaaatgtacaGATAATTAGCAGATgctttctttattatttttggtTTATCAGTTTTGTTCACAACAAATAACTTATTTTCACTACATCATCGGAGCagtgctggggggggggggcattatGTACATTTATCCACATTCAATCAACACCAaccaggtggaggagaggatgagggaggtCATTTGCCGAGCCTCAGCCTCTGGTAAGAAGTGTCTCAGGAGGACCACACTGGAGCACTTCTATGTGGCTGAAACAGGGAGGGAATCCCCATTGTCCCTCCACAGATCCATGTCCTTCGCAAAGCTCTTCATCAGCTCTCCCATCCTCTGTGGATCCCTGATGTTTCTAGGGTAAGTAAACTCATCGAATCCCTGGTGGGACCTGCCAGGGAGGAAGGCAAACAAGCCATCCTTCCCATACTCTGACACAAACTGTGCCACGTCTGCTTGAATGCGCTTGTGTGCAGATCCAGAGGAAAACTGCGGGGACACAGAGTTACCGACGCCAGCGACTGCAAATATGCGGTCCAGATCTTTTCCGAATGCACCCGACGTCTCAGCACAGCGCTGTATCTGCCTGTCAGTGTACATCCCTCGGGAGCGGTGGGCCAtctctgaaaatgcaaaatactTTGTTACGCAGGTCAATAACTCAACATTAAAAGGCTTCGATTTCAAATTCCTCAAAACCTGCCAGAATTAAAGAATAAATCTGAATAACTTCACATATAATCGAaatatgtatgcgtgtgtgtgtgtatatgtttgtaaaATATATTATGTATTCTGCATGCGTTTAgaatacttttttaaaaatgtgtattGATTACACAAAAAATAATGAAGCCTATGCCCACACCTTTGACTTCATTATTGAGGATTTCGTTGACCAAATCAAGGGCAATGTTGCCTCCTGCTTGCCCCTGGAGGTTTGCCACCCGGTTCCATTTCAGGTCCTGCTGAATTCTTTCAGGGTAAAAACCCTCGATTCCTAATATGCAGTAAAGTTGTGTTACTATAGCATTAGATAAATggtaataaataatacaaaagaTGAAAGTAACATGCTTTACCTGCTAGCATTCTAAAGGCAATCGTGAAATAGTTTGGATGCTTTCTGTCCCAGAACTGGATCATGTTCAGTTTCCAGAATTCTGTCATGGCCTCTCCATCACCCTCCTGAACTGCATCTCTCCGTGCCAGGTGCTGCAAACCCTCCCAGATCATTGCTTTGGAGTAGTTTTGGACATGGTCCTCATGTTCCGCTCCATGCAAGCAACTCTCTGAGCAGTACCATGTGGCTGTgaaacatacatgcaaacacataatATAATTCACGGTTCTTGAATCCTACCGGACTCTCGGATCTGTTCCTGGATTCTTTCTGCACTGGCATATTAATAGTACAACTGTTTAATCTACGACTACAGTGATGAACATGCTATTCTTACCTTGTGCGGCCCTGGACTGTTCCTCAGGGCTTAAGCACTGTATGTGGTACCACTGACGGCGCCTGCAGTCATCTTGGAGGGAGCACTGGACCATCTCTAAACCTTTCTTTTCATGACAGAAACAGTAAATGTAGCTGTCATCGAGCTCACACTCCTCGCTGCAATACCAGTCATCGCTGGGTGAAGATTCAAGTTGGACACATGACAGGTGGAAATGTTGATTGGTACAAAGGCTGCTGCAACACTGGACCATTTCCTCCTCTTTgtctatttcaagggggaaaaaaaacatagggGCAACAATATTGATAAGCATAGATTCTTTTATAAAGGCATTTTTTCTGAACATTCCATGTCTATGGATGCTTGGACAAATACATTAGTGGTTTTTATTGAAATATACATATTTGAGGGTATTACTGTATTAAAggccccatgaaatggcatctttacttcgcATTTCCTAtgaaagagaaaggcaattgTATTTGATGGGAGGGTGATGGGAGGGGTGATGAGCGGTGGGCAAAAATCTTacggttttattggttagaaatgtacatttacgcctactagtgcagcatgaggtcaccattaaatatactgtgttttccataaagtaaaagtaatgggagttcatttcatggggaatTTAATGGCCAGCACAGTAGAGACAGCAAACATGGGTGAAAGGGGGGAGATGACATGCGACATATGTTTTAGACTGGATTTGAATACTGGACATTGCAATGACATGCATGGCATGCACCTTATCTTGGTGAGCGACCAGGACATTCCCCATATAGAAATCCTCACAATAGCAAAAATATTTGTAGTTGGTTGGCAAAAGTGGGCAGTGTGCAAGTatgcatgtgtggtgtgtgtgtgtgtgtgtttctggggtggaggtggaggggttcAAGTTGAAGTGTTCAAAAGTCTTATGGCCTGGCGATAGAAGCTGTCCCTGAACCTGCTGGTTCGGGTCCGGATGCTTCTGTACCGTTTGCCAGACGGTGGCTATTCAACCAGTTTGTGGCTGGGGTGGCTGTGGTGGCTGTGATCCTTAATAATGTTCAGGGCCTTCTTCCTAcacctccgggtgtagaggtcctGCACAGCTGGAAGCTCAGTCCTGGTGATGTGCTGCGCTGTTTTTACCACCCTCTGTAGAGCCTTATGGCATAGCTACACCGGTTGCATTTCTGTTCCGTCCGTTTGGGTTGCAAGGGTCGGATCAGATACGCAGCCATTAACTTCAATGCAACCTGCTGCACTGGCTGCACGTTGATGGATCTGCTGACGGAGCCGGACCGGAGCCGCAACTCTGGAGATACGCAAGACTTCTATTTTTGACGGACTATGCATCTGTTCCGtattttagccatataaatgtatataaatgccaatGTTTTGCTTATTGTGGTTATTTATCACTATGTCAGTTAACAAAATAGAGAATACATGAACCAGTGTCGCTTAAATatatgttggagatgaggttatctaCAGAAAGCTGCTGAGAAGCTTCTATTTGGCGACAGTACGCCTACACTCTCAAAAGAAGCGACATAAGTACTCCTgtatggtacattaatgttcctcatggtacaacttgagttgtttatggaacaataagcaaaactagataactgtgttcacttacccataGATGAAATCCTAGTTACGCGCAACAGAACGGACAGACCGTGGAGGGAACAATAACTGAGCTGGTGTAGCAGCTTAAACTGCCGAGCTGCAACTGGGCCGCAATAAGTCCGGATACGCAAACGGAACGCGTGCTGTGTAGTTCTGGGGTTACGCTCCAGGGCGGTACAACTGTCATACCAGGCGGTGATGCAACCAGTCAGGATACTCTCGATGGTGCATCTGTAGAAGTTACAGCGTATCCTGCCGTATCCATGCCGAACCTCCTCAGCCTGCGTAGGAAGAAGAGCCGCTGCCTTGCTGTTTTGATGACGACACCGGTGTGCCGGGTCCAGGACAGGTCCTCGCTGATGTTCACTCCGAGGAACCTGAAACTGCTGACTCTCTCCACTGCATGTGGATAGGGGTGTGTCCTCTTCCCAGCTGCTTCCTGTAGTCCACTATCAGCTCCTTAGTCTTGCTGACGTTGAGGTGGAGGTTGTTTTCTTGACACCATGCTGTCAGGGCTCCCACCTCATCTCTGAAGGCTGTCTCGTCGTTATCAGAGATCAGGCCTATGATGGTGGTGTCATCAGCAAACATGACTATGGTGTTGGAGCTGTGTGTGGCCACGCAATCATGCATGAACAGGGAGTACAGAAGAGGGCTGAGCACACAGCCTCGAGGGGCTCCAGTGCCGAGAgtcagagtggaggaggtggtggtgccCATCCGCACCACCTGGCGTCTGCCAGTCAGGAAGTCCAGGATCCAGCTGCAGTGTGGAGTTGAGACCTAGATCTCTGACCTTTGTGACCAGTGTAGAGGGCACAATGGTGTTGAATGCTGAACTGAAGTCGATGAACAGCAGTCTCACGTATGtgctcctctggtccaggtGGGAGAGGGCAGTGTGGAGGGTGAGGGCAATGGTGTCATCTGTTGATATGTTTGGCCTGTAGGCAAACTGCAGTGGGTCCAGTGTGTCGGGCAGGGATGAGGTGATGGAGGCTTTGACTAGCCGCTCGAAGCACTTCATGATGATCGGTGTAAGTGCTACAGGGCGGCAGTCGTTTAGGCACTTACaccatggtggtggtggtggtgcgcgtggcatatcaccaaaagatAAAAGATGTGATATGCCACACTTGTCACAGGGCAAGGCCATGTCCACACTAATCCAGATACATTtgaaaacagcgtttttgtgtCCAGGCCGTGTTCTAAAAGTTTCCCGTCCATACTGATACGCAAAAAAAGATAGGAAAACGGTCCAAATGTCCAAATCACGATAAAAGATggacaaaagcaagcaagaCTTCTTTGTCTGGACAGGCGACGAAGTTGAGCTGCTTTTAAAAGTAACAAACGACTACAAGACCGCCAAAGCCATGGAGAATATAGACCGTTTGACTACTGCCTGACTCCCCGTCCACACTACAATACAAAGTAAAGATGCACTTCCATTTACCcggattagtgtggacaaggcccAAGGAACAACTGTGTAACTTTTTACGTGGATTGGCCAAAAGGAGGTGTGGcctatcaccaaaaggtgcgtAACTTCTGAACAAATTCAAGTATCACTACTAAATTTTATTTATGCCTCTGGGTGAAGCCttgcggggtgttgtcagacatggtgGTCTGTTCTCCACTGAGCACAGTTTCTAGTTtctaattgttttcattttctatttttgctTCGAAGAACCATAAGGTGTAATAACATACTGTAGGCTCAGATTAcatatctccaaaataaatACCCTACTTGTGCAATCCAAACCTCAGTGTATGTTTAGATCatagtgtgttgtgtttttcttactGAACAACTATGAATCGGAGAAATCTCAATGACTCTACCTTCTTCACAGGAACACAACGGATATTTTGCACCATCTGTGGCAGTGGAagccgccgcagcagcagcagcagcagcagcagcagcagcagcagcagtctttATGTCCTGTGCATCAGGGGCCAGCCAGGCCCAGTCCACCACCTTCTGTGAAAGAGCAGTCAACCACACCATTTGTGCCTCGGGGTCTTCAGGGTAGTCTGCAGGAGTCTGCTCTACACTTGTGATGTTGCACAGGTTGGCAGCAAGCAGGGTAACATATGCTGCTGTTGCAAACTGTGGAATGGTAATGGGTTAAAATTAAgatgtttttaatgaaaaatgtaGAATCTCTAAATGGCAATGAATGAACATTAATTGAATTTGTGTTTCATACCTCAAAGAAGTCCCAAGTGTGCTGAATGTTTTCCTTTACGCCTTTCCGTATGAATTTGTGTTTAAAGTATGCCTGTATTTGAGACAGTGTCCCTCGAGCAGACTCACTCTTCTGAGTGAACAGGAGGTTCATACTGTCCTgaaagtaataaaatattacataattcacaaacaaaagaaaatatcaCAAATATCAATACCAGTTTGAATTCATccaagcaaatgaaaaaaataaaatgtcctaaaatgcaaaaatgtaaactCCAAACATCATATACCTGCAGAAGTACTACATCCTTATCAAACTCCTGTGGGGCTTCTATGAGCCCCTCAAGCCTTGCAGCAGTAGTACTTTCATTGCGCCGTGAATGGCGAACAGGAGTCATTCGCTCAAGGCTGAGGCCATCGCCACAGCACAGGATTTCATATGGTCTGTCGTCGACTGTCGGCACATATGAATGGAGACCATCCATGATCTCCAAAACTCCAACCATGGTACTGGGGTTTGCAGTCACTACACCAAGACGGATCTGAACAATTGAAAGAACCAGTGAAACATAAAATGAACTCCTTTTATATCCAGTGACCAAATGTCACATGGAGTCACATGGCATTGTGTTATTACAACACGTGTACTTACTATGGTGCTTTTCGCTTTCATCTCATTTGTGTACATATGAGGGATGTGTCTCTCAACCTTTTTCTTGGGTCCCTTAAGTACAGATAAGTTGTCTGCCAGAATTCTCATTACCATTACGACCATACGGTTCCGCAACGAGGTGTAAGCCTGAGTGATGATCAAAAAGGAATAGCTAAGTCATAGAAAATCATAGCAGGGTTTAGATATTTCTgattgaaagaaaaacaaatatctaGGTTCTTTCCATTTTGTTATCAGCTATGCAACTACCTGTGGAGATGGGAGGATGCGGAGAGGAGACACGTCAACTGCTTTTTGTGAAGGCCCCCGGAGGTGGCTGAAGTTCACCTTGTTTCTGTGAGCAAACGGTAATGCCCACAGAAGATGCTTGTTGGCATGTTCCTGGCTTCGGCGTTTGGCATGAGGCATCATCTGCAAAGAAGTTGTATGTAGACCCAATTTATCATCTACTTTGAACAAGTGCTTTGTCAAAAGTTAATGTCCCTGTGGTGTTTATAGGCAAGTAGGTACTACCTTGGGAGAGAAGAATTACTCCCTCCTGCACTGTACTTAGACTGAAAGCAATGTCATAAGTTTTGGGATGAGGAACCTCAACATGACCTCTTTATACAGAGACGTTTTTGTTTCGCCTTCAGAAAAAGTGCTGCACAGAAAAAGTGTATTCTTTTCACCATGAATATTTGAAGGaggattttttatttcttaGCAATTTAGTATGAAAGAACAGAAAACTTACAGTACTGTAAACATCTTTCTTACCTGGACATTGTCCCATGCAACAGAATAAGACATTCTCCTCTGGATCGGTCTTCTCTTTGTAGGTGCAGACTGAGCAATAAATAAAGTAGCAGTTGAGGTTATACTGTTATTGTACAAAACGCAGAGAAAAAACTATTGGCATTTGAATATTACCATTTATTCAAATTATTTCTGCAAGTATGTGTTTCTTTAAATACTGTGCATAGTAACTTGTCACAAaccatgaaacaaaacaattattAA
Coding sequences:
- the LOC144539769 gene encoding uncharacterized protein LOC144539769; translation: MVQCSLQDDCRRRQWYHIQCLSPEEQSRAAQATWYCSESCLHGAEHEDHVQNYSKAMIWEGLQHLARRDAVQEGDGEAMTEFWKLNMIQFWDRKHPNYFTIAFRMLAGIEGFYPERIQQDLKWNRVANLQGQAGGNIALDLVNEILNNEVKEMAHRSRGMYTDRQIQRCAETSGAFGKDLDRIFAVAGVGNSVSPQFSSGSAHKRIQADVAQFVSEYGKDGLFAFLPGRSHQGFDEFTYPRNIRDPQRMGELMKSFAKDMDLWRDNGDSLPVSAT
- the LOC144539823 gene encoding uncharacterized protein LOC144539823, which codes for MDEQTREMTEEEAKDLLDKRLGVVLSIALYTACHTKMNFVQTCTGIEMWRQGCSQKLLSSMNGLGVSLKSVKSQVDRMLLDQDKEVKQWKAEVESAPTKRRPIQRRMSYSVAWDNVQMMPHAKRRSQEHANKHLLWALPFAHRNKVNFSHLRGPSQKAVDVSPLRILPSPQAYTSLRNRMVVMVMRILADNLSVLKGPKKKVERHIPHMYTNEMKAKSTIIRLGVVTANPSTMVGVLEIMDGLHSYVPTVDDRPYEILCCGDGLSLERMTPVRHSRRNESTTAARLEGLIEAPQEFDKDVVLLQDSMNLLFTQKSESARGTLSQIQAYFKHKFIRKGVKENIQHTWDFFEFATAAYVTLLAANLCNITSVEQTPADYPEDPEAQMVWLTALSQKVVDWAWLAPDAQDIKTAAAAAAAAAAAAAAASTATDGAKYPLCSCEEDKEEEMVQCCSSLCTNQHFHLSCVQLESSPSDDWYCSEEKV